The following nucleotide sequence is from Leptodactylus fuscus isolate aLepFus1 chromosome 10, aLepFus1.hap2, whole genome shotgun sequence.
AAGACAAGGGCTTACCTTATAGCActattttattcatctgaggtcctccgggcccgtctccaaatcggttggtgagtggatcagtacactatcggctgcacatcaaacgatTATCGGTGTCCCACGTTTGGGCTGCCAGGTTCTGttaggggctcaagaccccccGATTTATGTTGTCGTAGGCCTAATTAAGAGTTGGAATATATCGAGCTCGGGAAACAGACAGTCAGACACCTGGGTATCGTGAATGGAATGTTTcactttattgttcagcagcGTAGGATGATATAGGAAGCACATTTACATAAGGGTCACATGACCCGACGtctaaatatggtctcatggatccggtagcacgtagcatacattgtcacatacatatatatatgtcttcAACTCAACATCTGCCAACTTATGCGACAGCAGGACATCCTTgataagcacaaaatgttacCACATGTAACACATGTATACCACAGCACTGAGCATCAACGGTCACGTACACCACAACACCTCGTATCTACAGTTTTtagaatgataacagactacaTCTAACCACTGGTGTACAGCTATCAGTAGATCAACAGAATGAGTCTAACTGCTAGCGTGcagtctgagacttgtggttttgctgtccaGCTGACTTTCACTATATTGTCTCTTAATAAAAGAGCAAGCTTATTTTAACCCTTGCAAAGCCTTTATAAAAAGTTTGACTTCTGTTTCTTATTGTTTAGATCTGTTGGAAGATTTTACAAAATTTCTTCTCTGAATTCTAAGTATAAAGCTTTTGTGTTATGGAACCAGCCAACCAGAGCTCAAACATCGATGGCCAGTGCTGGACAGATGATGGGACTCGGGAATCAGCTTTACCTGTTGAGAATAACACATCGGCCATGAATCAAGGAGAGATACATTATCCATCATCTTATATTAAGGAGGAACCAGTCTTGAGTGAGGGAGAAAATCTCACAACTGGAGAACACATGCAAGAATATCAGTCTCATCATATTAAGGAGGAACGAGTCTCTTCTGATGGAACACCCACTGCCATAAATCCAAATACATCAGTAGATGACGTCCAGTATCCATCTGCTTATATTAAAGAGGAATGCGATGGAGGAAACCTTATGGTCCCTGACATTAGTATTACCCAAAGTCGCACACACTTATCTTTTTGTATCAAAGAAGAACCAGTCTCCAATAATAAATCAGACATCCCTAACACTTGTACACTCACAGGTGACACACAAAAATGTCCAACAACTTCTATTAAAGATGAACTAGCCTCCAGTGAAAACTATACAGACATTGACTCGCCTATAGGTATTACACAATATTCATCCTCTCATATTAAAGATGAATCAGACACAACTGAAGAAGACACTGACAGTAATTTGCCAACAGGTTGTACACAATTCCCTCCACATGTAAAGTCTGAACAATTTGACGATGAAAGCCTCACCGACATTTCCATGAGTCCCACAGAGACACCTCTCAATTCAATTCACATTAAGGAGGAATCTCTGTCATGTGAAGAAGATAATCTCTCAGAATATACACTAGTGTGTGTCAAAGAAGAGTCCGGcgaagatgacatcatcacagacaaTGAATTGACCAATGAATGTACAGTCGTTCAGTTAAATGAAGAATGGCCACAAAGTGAAGATGGAAACTTGACCGAATCAGACACAAAAATATTTTCTTGCCCAGTGTGCAGAAAGCAATTTAGTTGTAAATCACATCTTCGTAGACACTATAAAACCCACAGTGGTGTGAAAGCATTCTCCTGCTCCTACTGTGGGAAATGTTTCTCACGTCTAGAGCAATGCACGACACATCAGAAAGTCCACACTGGTGAGAAACCTTTTTCATGTTCGTATTGCGACAAGAGGTTTTCTCAGAAGTCTCACGTGACTGTCCATGAGAGGTCCCACACAGGGGACAAGCCCTTTGCTTGTTTCTACTGTGGGAAACGGTTCTCACAAAAGGCGAGACTAGTTGTCCATGAAAAATACCACACGGATGATAAAAGATTTTCGTGCTCTTTCTGTGGGAGATGTTTCCTACGTGAGGAACAGTGCGAGGCTCATCAAAGAacacacacgggggagaagccatatccatGTTCCTACTGTGAGAAAGGGTTCAATCAACGAGCGCAGCTCATCATACATGAGAGAGTccacacaggagaaaagccagTTTCTTGTCCGGACTGCGGAAAATGTTTTTCCCAAAGATCTAACCTTATTACCCACCAGAgaatccacactggagaaaaaccCTACTCATGTTCTCACTGTGAGAAGTGTTTCAATACTCAGACAAGCCTCATTCTACACATGAGAGGCCACACGGGAGAGAAACCGTATTCTTGTGCCGAATGTGGAAAATGCTTCACTCACAAGTCAGTCTACAGCAAACATCAAAGAGttcatacaggggagaagccattttcttgcaCTGTGTGTGACAGGCGGTTTTCTCAGAAGGCTCCACTTATAGCACACCAGAGaacacacacaggagagaagcctttcaCATGTCACGATTGCGGAAAGAAGTTTTCCCAGAAAGGACATCTTGTGactcatcaaagaattcacaccggggagaagccattttcctgTTCGGAATGTGGGAATAGTTTTAATACTCACTCTAGTCTTGTCTTCCATCAAAGACTTCATACGGGAGAGAAACCAtatccatgtactgtatgtgacaaGAGTTATACTAATAAGTCTCAGCTGGTCAAACATCTGAAGATCCATTCAGGAGAAAAGCCATTCGCATGCCCAGAGTGTGGAAAATGTTTCACCCGCAAAGCCGATTTTGTTGTCCATCAGCGagttcacactggggagaagccctatccgtgctcagaatgtgggaaacgatTTACCATCCACCAAAACCTTGTCCTCCACCAACGAATTCACACTGGAGAAAAACTTTGTTTCTGTTCAGAATGCGGAAAATGCTTTACCCGGAAGTCTGATTTTGTGATCCACCAAAGagtacacacaggggagaggccgtattcatgttcagagtgCGGCAAGAGTTTTAGCATCCATCAGAATCTCATTCTGCACCAgagaatccacacaggagagaaaccatatcTTTGTCCTGAGTGCGGTAAAACTTTTGGTCAGAAGTGCACCTTAAACAGACATGTGAAAATACATAAGGGAGAAAAACGACGTTCCTCCAAATGATTTATGGTGCACGATACTAGATGAGTGGGGTCcgacacccccaccgatcagctttttgaagagactgcagtgttcaGATGAGCTGGCAAGAGCTGAACCGGTCTTGTCCATTGTGAGCTGCTCAGCAGTATGAACAGTAGGGGGCAAGAGAAGAGGTCTACAGTTGTGCTGTAGTATTTATTACTATGTTACCTCCTGTTATCTAGGAGTTAATTATTTGCAAACTCACTTTTCATAGATCATTGATAACCAAGAACTTGTATTGCGCTTTATTATGTGCACTTATAgcttaaggaaaatgtttgttctcgtaccgtgttagccagtgggtaggaaatataaaaaaacaaaaaacttgatagtcttcagtagttgatacctttttaatggctaactaataatgatgacagattggaCCACTGACAGGATTGCGATACCagactctaacagggaatataaaatcccaggtacgttcacctgtagcacacctaatgtagtgtatttgataatgtgcaccaaatgccccactcaaaatctgtatgttggagagaccggacagcagcttagaatgcgtatgaattcacatcgccatacaattagagaagaaagactggaccttcccgtatcaaaacatttctgaaatgaggatcataatatcaccgatcacatgaaaattttggttttaaaagggaatttcaaatcaaagaaagaacaacagatttatgagtgtaaatttatgcccctgcttcaaacactggagaaggggctaaatctgtcacatggttttatgtctttttacagaaatcactgacctgagagcctgagaactgataagaacctggaatgtttacattgattgtgccaattactaataaccctctaccccccttcctcctggaattctatccctatgtgcacttttgtacataaatatgcatccttcagaaatggttttaaatttacttgagaaaagaGCTGAAGCGTTACGAAACGTTGtagtctgtcatcattattagttagccattaaaaaggtatcaactactgaagactatcaagtttttagttttttacaCTTATAGCTTGTAATAGATTACTGAAAACTGGTATGTCCTCAAACCTATAGACCTATTGACATTAGTCTACCACATAGAGTTAGTTATTGCCATGAAGTTTTTACCTCCACTGTGTCCCACCTGCAGTTTAGAAATAACACCAGAAGAACAGATGGAGCTTTACAAGAGTCTCCTGGTATTGTATGGTTACTCTCTGCCAAGGTTCCCACCGTCACTTTTATCAGATGGAGGTAAACTTCAATAATCTCTTATTTATTCCAAATTTTGTGGAGATATTCACAACTTGGCacttaaaattatttattttacaaaaattttctcAAGAGTTCTTGTAAGTCCACCAATGGGGTCCACCATTTCTCTCGGTAGGAGGGTCCAACCTCTGAGACCCATGAGAACGGGTGCCTTGAACACGATCTGTTGACTACATACAATTTTCAATGTACCATTTAAGTTTCAATAGTGTTAGAAACAAAATTAAACAGTTTGTCATCCTGTAGAGGTTTCCTTTATAGAGTCGTCATGTTCTTGTTTGGCTGAACATAAAAATCATCTCTGAATTTTATGTCCAATTTTGATTTTTGCAATCACacctcatcatttttttttttttcttggggggCGGGGGAGATGGGGGAATAGTAGCTGCTCTAATCGGACATCTCTACGCATATCAGCTTGAATTAACTCATTTTCCCGGCAGCTGGCCCATCTACTGTGCGGAGAACATCTCTCCACGCCTGGCGCCAAATCACATCAGGTGGGAATATATGCTGGCCGACAGCCGGTTTTTATGTTTTCCCCCTCACATTCCAACAGCCCTAACATTAAATTTTTCttatgaggacttattttttgcaggacaaattatacTTGCAATgctgctatttaaccccttaaggacgcagggtactttgggccttaaggctcagaccctgtttttcaaatatgacgtcttttactttatgtgaggatagcttcataatgcatttacctatccaggtgattccaagattgttttttcgtgacacattgtagtttatgttggtggtaaattttggtcattatactttgcgtttgtttgttaaaaaacggacaatgtactgaaaatttcataaaattatcaattttgaaagtttctgttattctcgtgaaaacacagacagtcctatcacacaaaattcttcctaattaacatttcccatatatctactttatattggcattgtttcttcaatgtcctattACTTTCctaggatgttagaaggcttataactttactagcaaattgtcagattttcaagaaaatttcaagattttgtattctagggacctatttagttgtgaagtgactttgaggggcctatataatagaaaacacccataaatgaccccatttttgaaacggtagtcttcaaactatttagaactgtatataggaactttattaaccctttaggtgttccacaggaattaatgcaaaatgaaggtgaaatttccaaatgtcacttttttatgtacattttccatttcaaaccacatttttccgtaacaatgaaggggttaacagcaaaacataccataatatttatttctgtgattctgcagtttgtagaaatatcccatagggggccctactgtgcaacgtgactcaatacgtgtcctcagaaatcaaagagcacctttagggatttcgggcagcaatttcattaggatggtttttagacaccatgttgcatttacagagccctagaagtaccacaatagtgggaaacctccaaaagtgaccccattttggaaactgcacccctcaaagaatttatcagggggtgtagtgagtattagtatcccagatgtgaatgcacagcggatggtgaagaggtaatatgtaagcggtgcggagaacattgggagcaccaaattccctactatgtcccagtagctcctatgattgggggggtcactttgggggtctcttctattgttttttttcgtgtaagctgcaaaactggtctgtaccctgatatacgctcgcaccgcttatatattctccttctgacgcatttggcgatttttgttttttttttgtcttcacattattcaagctatatttttttatttttgtgttgatgtggccatatgagtgcttttattttcccgggatatgatgcattttgtaatgacaccattttttgggtgcctatagcttattggctattttttattaactctttttttgctggataaaaaaaaaatcaatcaattctggaattgcattttactttttaaatgtttttccacatggcgtacagcataagtatcatgtgaactttattctgcgggtcggtacggttacggcgataactcatttataggtttttttatgcattagtaaTTTTGCCAAACAAAAACTCATTtgaggacataaatcaatgttttttgcatcgccatcttctgagatgcgtaacatttttatttttcgattgacagagttggttgagggcttattttttgcgagacaacctgtgcttttcattggtactattttggtgtacatacgactttttgatcactttttatagcatattttttaaggtgagatgacaaaaaatcattatttctggcgggtttttttccgttttttctctcgacatttaccatataggtgaaataatgttttagttttatggtacaggttgttacggatgcggcaataccaaatatgcattgtttttattattttttagttttttttttaataactcatttgctatagaaaaagtgaattttggggctttattaattaattaatttatttcacacactttatttatttatttttcacacttttttcatattttttatttgtcctattagtgtacttgaaccagcaatactctgattgctggtccagtactatagcctgcaatacacgtgtattgcaggctatataggaagtgtgtctctgcagacgcatagacacacttccgggcatcaaggcaggatcaccaggtaagcgggggtcctagcagcccggggtcactaaccagaccccaggccccagggagggggggggggtgatgtaaCAGAAAACGCTCTTGATGTTGCGGAAATGTGTCCGCGGCATCGGAagggttaataccgccgatcgGAGCGGACACACTCCGACTGGCAGTTCACATGGGCAGCTCGTCCTggccctcggctgtgtaatgcagccgagtgcCGGGTGTAATGGCGCCGGCACAGCGTCTGTGCCGGCaccattactggtcagtaatagtactgacctgagcgcgaacgtgctacttgccaggatgtactattactgaccagagcgttaaggggttaaagaaatggCAAACATCCATAAACATAAACAATAAATCCTTACAAATCAGGGAATCTGCATCACCAATGAATAGGAAATCATCAAGGTAATTTAGAATGCCACCTTGCTGTGCACAATCCTCCACCACCCAATGCAAAAAGCTTGAAAATAGCTCAAAAGAAAAACAAGACAGCGAAAAACCCATTGGCAGCATTTTAGCATAAAAATAATAACCATCCAAATGCATCCCCAAGGAATTATAACCAGAGGGGTGAACCGGTAATAATCTGAACGCTGACTTAATGTCACCTTCACCAGTAATACCCCCTGGTCATAAAGCCTCAATAATAGTATAACATCCTCAAATGAACTGCACCTCACAGACGCCAGTGAACAATCTACTTCGTCATTTACAGAGTTATTTGGTGGGAAGGATAAATGATGGGTAAGCCTGAAACTACCCCCCTccttttttggtactattcctaAAGGCGATACCCTAAAGTTATTATAAGGAGGACTGGAGAAGGGGCCAGCTATCCGACCAGCCTGAACTTCTTTCAACAATTTTTCTCTAACTATTTCTATAGAATCATCAACAGACCTTAGATTCTCATACACAACACAACCGAACCCCTTAAACTCTGGAACTGTAAAACCTTCAGAAAACCCTTCAAACAATCCCCTAGCTTTCTGACTGTCTGGGTACCTGTCTAGCCAACTGCACATTCTTTCCACTATCACCGGCGTCCATACTTTTGGAAagcatctctttttttttttttcaattcaaacgTTTATTgggttttttgaaatttttaagagAACACAACAGAGGTAAATATTAAACCAGCATCATGTACAAGTACATATGATCACAAGAGCGACTAAGAAAAGAATAGCCAAATAACAAACAAGCGAGTATAGCCACTACATATCGTAAATAACATGTGGAAATTGTTGTCTAGTAACATATTCAggcaaaaaggtgttatgcaccAGGCAGAGATGTATGAAGAAGAAGCGATGAGCGCAGAGGAGTGAAACGAGAGCAGAAGACAGAGAGTATGTAAGAGAGCTGAGCAGAAGCAGTAGGAGACcaagggagaaagaagaaaagagGGAGAAAAAGAAAGGGAAGAATGAGGGGGGTTAATTTGTGGAAGGGGAGGGGCAAGGTCTAATGTTTATGTAAGAGCCAGGGGGTCCACGTTTTCATGTAACGCTCATGGGACCTATTGGACCAGGACATAA
It contains:
- the LOC142183331 gene encoding uncharacterized protein LOC142183331 isoform X1; amino-acid sequence: MEPANQSSNIDGQCWTDDGTRESALPVENNTSAMNQGEIHYPSSYIKEEPVLSEGENLTTGEHMQEYQSHHIKEERVSSDGTPTAINPNTSVDDVQYPSAYIKEECDGGNLMVPDISITQSRTHLSFCIKEEPVSNNKSDIPNTCTLTGDTQKCPTTSIKDELASSENYTDIDSPIGITQYSSSHIKDESDTTEEDTDSNLPTGCTQFPPHVKSEQFDDESLTDISMSPTETPLNSIHIKEESLSCEEDNLSEYTLVCVKEESGEDDIITDNELTNECTVVQLNEEWPQSEDGNLTESDTKIFSCPVCRKQFSCKSHLRRHYKTHSGVKAFSCSYCGKCFSRLEQCTTHQKVHTGEKPFSCSYCDKRFSQKSHVTVHERSHTGDKPFACFYCGKRFSQKARLVVHEKYHTDDKRFSCSFCGRCFLREEQCEAHQRTHTGEKPYPCSYCEKGFNQRAQLIIHERVHTGEKPVSCPDCGKCFSQRSNLITHQRIHTGEKPYSCSHCEKCFNTQTSLILHMRGHTGEKPYSCAECGKCFTHKSVYSKHQRVHTGEKPFSCTVCDRRFSQKAPLIAHQRTHTGEKPFTCHDCGKKFSQKGHLVTHQRIHTGEKPFSCSECGNSFNTHSSLVFHQRLHTGEKPYPCTVCDKSYTNKSQLVKHLKIHSGEKPFACPECGKCFTRKADFVVHQRVHTGEKPYPCSECGKRFTIHQNLVLHQRIHTGEKLCFCSECGKCFTRKSDFVIHQRVHTGERPYSCSECGKSFSIHQNLILHQRIHTGEKPYLCPECGKTFGQKCTLNRHVKIHKGEKRRSSK